In Phycisphaerae bacterium, the DNA window CGCGTCATCCGCGGGGACCGCGCCGGCAATTCCCGGGAACCGTGCAGGCACATCTGCACATCACAAGGAGATACGCCAATGAATGATGCCAAGAGTTTCTTCTCCAGCCTGCTCGACATGTCCTTCAGCGATTTCATTACCCCCAAGATCATCAAGATTCTTTTCATTCTGGCCATTATCGGCTCCGCGATCTGGGCACTGGCGCTTCTGGCGGCCGGGCTTGGATCCGGATCGGCGGGCGGAATCCTCGGTGGCCTGATCGGGGCGCCCATCGCGTTCATATTGGCGGTCATTCTGAGTCGAGTCTACCTGGAACTGCTTCTCGTCATGTTTCGCATCGCCGAGAATACCGGGCGACTCGTCGAGCACGCAGAGGGCCCGCCGAAGGACGCCCAGTAGCACGGTCATGCGTCTCTGGTCAGGACCGCCGTTGCCCAGGTGCTGGGGTCGATG includes these proteins:
- a CDS encoding DUF4282 domain-containing protein, which encodes MNDAKSFFSSLLDMSFSDFITPKIIKILFILAIIGSAIWALALLAAGLGSGSAGGILGGLIGAPIAFILAVILSRVYLELLLVMFRIAENTGRLVEHAEGPPKDAQ